A stretch of the Proteus sp. ZN5 genome encodes the following:
- the ligA gene encoding NAD-dependent DNA ligase LigA — MNKNTQQKIDKLRVTLRHHEYLYHVMDAPEIPDAEYDRLMNELKALEAEHPELIASDSPTQRVGALPLTAFEQVRHEIPMLSLDNAFDETSYLAFDKRLRDRLKNSEEITFCCELKLDGLAVSLLYENGVLVQAATRGDGTTGENITENVRTIKAIPLRLYGEDIPARIEIRGEVFMNEKGFEYLNEEARRTGGKVFANPRNAAAGSLRQLDPRITAKRPLTFFCYGVGVLEGGELPTSHYERLQQFKKWGLPVSDAVKLCTGSKAVLDFYRHVEEIRPNLGFDIDGVVIKVDDIALQEELGFVSRAPRWAIAYKFQAQEQMTIIKDVEFQVGRTGAITPVARLEPVQVAGVVVSNATLHNADEIERLGIRIGDTVVIRRAGDVIPQVVSVIEEKRPDDAQEIIFPTHCPICDSDVERIEGEAVARCTGGLICGAQRKEALKHFVSRRAMDVDGMGDKIIDQLVEKEYVKTPADLFRLDEKILSGLERMGEKSAKKLITALDKAKSTTFARFIYALGIREVGEATASGLTTHFSTLDALRNADVEALKSVPDVGDVVAKHVVNFFQEEHNRTVIDQLINDAGITWQAPVIVTHEAGDNPFAGKTVVLTGSLSQLTRDEAKDRLVALGAKVSGSVSKKTDMVIAGEAAGSKLVKANELGITVIDEDEMIRLLDQSK, encoded by the coding sequence ATGAATAAAAACACTCAACAAAAAATTGATAAACTTCGCGTTACTCTACGTCACCATGAATATCTCTATCATGTCATGGATGCGCCTGAAATACCTGATGCTGAATACGATCGCTTAATGAATGAGCTAAAAGCATTAGAAGCTGAACACCCTGAATTAATTGCCTCTGATTCGCCAACACAGCGAGTTGGTGCCTTACCTTTGACAGCATTTGAGCAAGTGAGACATGAAATTCCAATGCTCTCTTTAGATAATGCTTTTGATGAAACAAGTTATCTGGCTTTTGATAAGCGTTTACGTGATCGTTTAAAAAATAGTGAAGAGATCACTTTCTGCTGCGAATTAAAATTAGATGGATTAGCGGTTAGTTTACTTTATGAAAATGGAGTATTAGTACAAGCTGCAACGCGTGGTGATGGTACGACAGGGGAAAATATCACAGAGAATGTGAGAACAATTAAAGCCATTCCACTGCGTTTATATGGCGAAGATATTCCTGCTCGCATTGAAATTCGTGGCGAAGTTTTTATGAATGAAAAAGGCTTTGAGTATTTAAACGAGGAAGCGCGACGTACTGGTGGAAAAGTTTTTGCTAACCCTCGTAATGCCGCAGCTGGTTCATTAAGACAGCTTGATCCTCGTATTACAGCAAAACGTCCATTAACCTTTTTCTGTTATGGTGTTGGTGTACTCGAAGGCGGTGAATTACCAACAAGCCACTATGAGCGCCTACAACAATTTAAAAAATGGGGATTACCCGTCAGTGATGCGGTAAAACTTTGCACAGGTAGCAAAGCAGTCCTTGATTTTTATCGCCATGTAGAAGAAATTCGCCCTAATTTAGGTTTTGATATTGATGGTGTTGTTATCAAAGTTGATGATATTGCACTGCAAGAAGAGCTGGGTTTTGTATCAAGAGCGCCGCGTTGGGCTATTGCTTATAAATTCCAAGCTCAAGAGCAAATGACGATTATCAAAGATGTTGAATTCCAAGTAGGCCGTACAGGTGCTATTACACCGGTTGCACGCTTAGAGCCTGTTCAAGTTGCAGGTGTTGTTGTGAGTAATGCAACGTTACACAATGCTGATGAAATTGAACGCCTAGGAATACGTATTGGCGATACCGTGGTCATTCGTCGAGCAGGTGATGTTATTCCTCAGGTTGTCAGTGTGATTGAAGAAAAACGACCTGATGATGCTCAAGAAATTATCTTTCCAACACATTGTCCTATTTGTGATTCTGATGTTGAACGCATTGAAGGTGAAGCTGTTGCTCGATGCACTGGTGGCTTAATTTGTGGAGCACAACGTAAAGAAGCGCTTAAACATTTTGTTTCACGTCGTGCTATGGATGTGGATGGAATGGGCGATAAAATTATCGACCAGTTGGTTGAGAAAGAATATGTCAAAACACCTGCTGACCTCTTCCGTTTAGATGAAAAAATCCTGTCTGGTTTAGAGCGAATGGGCGAAAAATCAGCTAAAAAATTGATCACGGCTTTAGATAAGGCTAAATCAACGACATTTGCACGTTTCATTTATGCACTGGGTATTCGAGAAGTGGGTGAAGCAACCGCCAGTGGATTAACAACACATTTCTCAACACTTGATGCATTACGAAATGCAGATGTTGAAGCACTAAAATCCGTTCCTGATGTGGGCGATGTTGTGGCTAAGCATGTCGTTAATTTCTTCCAAGAAGAACACAATAGAACGGTTATTGATCAATTGATCAATGATGCCGGTATTACATGGCAAGCGCCTGTTATTGTGACTCATGAAGCGGGTGATAATCCTTTTGCGGGTAAAACCGTTGTGTTAACTGGGTCACTTTCACAGTTAACGCGTGATGAAGCAAAAGACAGATTAGTTGCATTAGGTGCAAAAGTGAGCGGAAGTGTTTCTAAAAAAACCGACATGGTAATTGCCGGTGAAGCGGCAGGCTCTAAGTTAGTGAAAGCTAATGAATTAGGGATAACCGTTATCGATGAAGATGAAATGATACGATTACTTGATCAATCGAAATAA